A genome region from Fodinibius salicampi includes the following:
- a CDS encoding SLC13 family permease: MTLAGWAVVAVILLCLFLLIKTRISADVVFMSGLAILIVSQVIPASEALVGFSNEGMLTVASLYVVAAGMKETGAIEYIVAKIIGRSKSIRRAQLRIMAPVMIVSAFLNNTPVVASFIPALEDWARKNRIPASKILIPLSYAAILGGTCTLIGTSTNLIVNGLLIEETSYGSLGIFEPAYIGIPCAIAGFIYMFIFGRKLLPIRGSGFDSFKDPREYTIEMLVDSGSSLVGQTIEEAGLRNLPGLFLVEIYRDDQILAAVDPEIRLQGNDRLIFAGVVDSIVDLQQIKGLSPATDQLFKLDSNRRERLLMEAVVSPTHPVNGQTIKDGRFRNLYDAVVLAVARNGERVKEKVGDIRLKTGDTLLLEAHPNFLEQYRNSSDYYLVSGISGYSRPNYEKSGVAWSILGVMIGSVAVGLLTMFQASFMAAGLMILFNCCGSADAKSYIDWSVLLVIAATLGIGNAMQYTGAAEVLATGFLSHVESNPHLALIGVYISTWILTEMITNNAAAVLIFPIAISIAASFGVNYIPFVMTIMMAASASFSTPIGYQTNLMVYGPGGYKFTDFTKIGLPLNLIVATITIILVPIIWPF; this comes from the coding sequence ATGACCCTTGCCGGTTGGGCGGTGGTTGCCGTCATCTTATTATGTTTATTTCTGCTGATTAAGACGCGCATCTCGGCCGATGTGGTATTTATGTCGGGCCTTGCGATACTAATTGTCAGCCAGGTTATTCCTGCCTCAGAAGCCCTGGTCGGCTTTTCTAATGAGGGCATGCTTACGGTGGCGTCATTATATGTGGTAGCGGCAGGGATGAAGGAAACCGGGGCCATTGAATATATCGTTGCGAAAATTATTGGCCGATCGAAGAGTATCCGGCGGGCACAGCTTCGCATTATGGCTCCAGTGATGATTGTGAGTGCTTTCTTAAATAATACACCGGTTGTAGCCTCTTTTATACCCGCTCTCGAAGATTGGGCTCGAAAAAATCGTATACCCGCCTCGAAAATCCTTATCCCTCTCAGTTATGCGGCCATTTTGGGAGGGACCTGTACACTTATAGGTACGAGTACCAATCTTATTGTAAACGGACTTTTGATTGAAGAAACCTCTTATGGGTCACTGGGAATTTTTGAACCGGCCTATATTGGGATTCCCTGCGCTATTGCGGGTTTTATTTACATGTTCATATTCGGAAGGAAGCTTCTGCCTATCCGGGGTTCAGGTTTCGACAGTTTTAAAGATCCAAGGGAATATACCATTGAGATGCTGGTGGATAGTGGAAGCTCCCTCGTGGGCCAAACGATAGAAGAAGCAGGGCTCCGTAATCTTCCGGGGCTTTTCTTGGTGGAAATTTACCGGGATGATCAGATTCTGGCGGCCGTTGACCCGGAAATACGCCTGCAGGGGAATGATCGTCTTATTTTTGCCGGGGTCGTAGATTCTATTGTTGATTTGCAGCAGATCAAGGGGCTAAGCCCTGCTACCGACCAGCTCTTTAAACTGGATTCCAACCGCCGGGAACGTCTTCTGATGGAAGCAGTGGTATCACCTACGCATCCAGTGAACGGACAAACCATAAAAGATGGGCGATTTCGCAATCTCTATGATGCGGTGGTATTGGCTGTGGCACGAAACGGGGAGCGGGTAAAGGAAAAAGTGGGGGATATCCGTCTTAAAACAGGAGATACCCTGCTGCTGGAAGCACATCCTAACTTTTTGGAGCAGTATCGTAATTCCAGCGATTATTACCTGGTGAGCGGCATCAGTGGATATAGTCGGCCAAACTATGAAAAATCCGGAGTTGCATGGTCTATTCTCGGGGTGATGATTGGCAGCGTTGCAGTGGGACTGTTAACGATGTTCCAGGCCTCTTTTATGGCGGCGGGACTGATGATTCTGTTTAACTGTTGCGGTTCGGCAGATGCTAAAAGTTATATTGACTGGTCAGTATTGCTTGTTATTGCCGCAACGCTGGGCATCGGTAATGCCATGCAGTATACCGGTGCCGCTGAGGTTTTGGCAACAGGATTTTTAAGCCATGTGGAGTCCAATCCACATTTAGCACTTATTGGAGTCTATATTTCTACCTGGATATTGACGGAAATGATTACCAACAACGCAGCCGCCGTTCTTATTTTCCCTATTGCTATTTCTATAGCAGCCTCTTTCGGGGTAAACTATATTCCGTTTGTGATGACTATCATGATGGCGGCCTCGGCCAGTTTTTCGACGCCTATCGGTTATCAGACAAACTTAATGGTCTATGGTCCGGGGGGATACAAATTTACGGATTTTACTAAAATTGGCCTGCCTCTTAATTTAATTGTAGCGACTATCACTATTATTTTAGTGCCGATTATCTGGCCGTTTTAA
- a CDS encoding class I SAM-dependent methyltransferase codes for MTQGYSKHLVQFFKKNSAGWLLLITGLVSLVFLIVGYLTFTITETELNGYVFSALFAGMALFVSAIFLALEYKVETRIRDAEIELKATVGLANYTNINLPLNWGDYAITAHFLDRLVKEIHRNKPALILECGSGTSTMVAASCLKEMGQGKVVSLDHLDQYARKTRDFLRLEGLEKHAEVVTAPLTEYELDSGMFQWYGNGYEGHIDRSIDMLVVDGPPGRLQSLSRYPTVPLLRNSLADEVVIMLDDGNRSDEKKIAKKWADELDATLEYDDGYKGYWVVRKNS; via the coding sequence ATGACTCAGGGATATAGCAAGCATCTAGTACAGTTTTTCAAAAAGAATTCAGCGGGATGGTTATTACTTATCACGGGACTGGTTTCTCTGGTTTTTCTGATCGTTGGATATCTGACATTTACCATAACCGAAACCGAATTGAATGGCTACGTTTTCTCTGCCTTATTTGCTGGAATGGCACTATTCGTTTCAGCTATTTTTTTAGCTTTGGAGTATAAAGTTGAAACCCGCATTCGCGATGCCGAGATCGAACTGAAAGCGACAGTAGGTCTTGCCAATTATACTAATATAAATCTGCCGCTCAACTGGGGTGATTACGCCATCACCGCGCACTTTTTAGATCGGTTGGTAAAGGAGATCCATCGAAATAAACCAGCATTGATTTTAGAATGTGGTTCTGGGACCTCCACAATGGTAGCGGCTTCCTGCTTGAAAGAGATGGGGCAGGGGAAAGTGGTCTCCCTGGATCATCTGGATCAATATGCCCGGAAGACCCGGGACTTTCTCCGTTTGGAAGGATTGGAAAAACATGCAGAGGTCGTAACAGCCCCGCTCACTGAGTATGAACTGGATTCCGGGATGTTTCAATGGTATGGAAATGGCTATGAAGGTCATATAGACAGGAGTATAGATATGCTGGTAGTTGACGGTCCGCCGGGGCGCCTGCAGTCGTTATCCCGCTATCCAACGGTGCCGCTGTTGCGTAATTCGTTAGCGGATGAGGTAGTCATTATGCTTGATGACGGGAATCGTAGCGACGAGAAAAAAATTGCAAAGAAGTGGGCCGACGAGCTGGATGCCACTCTGGAATATGACGACGGATATAAGGGATACTGGGTGGTCAGGAAGAATTCTTGA
- a CDS encoding O-antigen ligase family protein has product MKYLFGEGVLLVIVGILICLPTLQYEPYGIDHLYNTKRLFEIGLLGLIGSVLLFSTNSRIQTASFIQFYSIKFRLFLMAIFLIGAVSCFFSLHKEWALLDYSHYLLLSTTIFFVASITYKDINKAVLYLKVAVIGFVFFYSCRVLIFYFLSQVGSIPLWPGSVNGKALYSFSYIRFFNQTQTWTIPILISLSWYGWNSIKKDWLRWGSVILTIWWGALVFASGARGTILSIVVSFFIMFGLFVKNKSSFLRHNSLIVAFTLICYYIFFKILGSSTSLSVLRTDSSGRIDHWIDLIHGMLEKPLLGYGPMHYASVELNKSWGHPHNWFLQFGYEWGIIVALILLGIFIFGLYKFGSQLKVNLKTENYTQERYWIKFGLLWSMIAAFIHGFLSGIIVMPLSQVWLILIVGVSMGLYIEERETGKTLLKSKGDRVTANIVASLVIISFIGFLSWSMKHPIDRGKADSLFYKKSESSKSYPRFWQQGKIGWEKDEPGKREVEIDN; this is encoded by the coding sequence ATGAAATATTTATTTGGTGAAGGGGTTTTGCTTGTTATTGTCGGGATTTTAATCTGTCTTCCAACATTACAATATGAACCTTATGGTATTGACCATTTATATAATACGAAGCGGTTATTTGAAATTGGGTTGCTAGGATTAATAGGAAGTGTTCTATTATTTTCAACAAATAGTAGAATCCAAACAGCTTCATTTATACAATTCTATTCGATCAAATTCAGGCTATTTTTAATGGCCATTTTTCTTATTGGTGCCGTTTCCTGTTTTTTTAGCCTTCATAAAGAATGGGCCTTACTAGATTATAGCCATTACTTATTGCTAAGCACCACTATTTTTTTTGTGGCTTCTATTACATATAAAGATATCAATAAAGCTGTTTTATATCTTAAGGTGGCTGTAATAGGCTTTGTTTTTTTTTATTCATGTCGAGTTTTAATCTTTTATTTTTTATCCCAAGTAGGTAGTATACCGCTATGGCCTGGTAGTGTAAATGGTAAAGCACTATATAGTTTTTCATATATTCGCTTTTTTAATCAGACTCAAACTTGGACAATTCCCATATTAATTAGTTTAAGTTGGTATGGTTGGAATAGTATAAAGAAAGATTGGCTGCGTTGGGGCTCGGTTATACTCACTATTTGGTGGGGGGCTCTAGTTTTTGCCAGTGGTGCAAGAGGCACCATACTAAGTATAGTAGTAAGTTTCTTTATAATGTTCGGATTGTTTGTAAAAAATAAATCTTCATTCCTTCGGCATAATTCTCTGATTGTAGCTTTTACCCTAATTTGCTATTACATTTTTTTTAAAATACTTGGAAGTAGTACTAGCTTGTCAGTGTTACGTACAGATAGTTCAGGTCGAATAGACCATTGGATAGATTTAATTCATGGTATGCTAGAGAAGCCATTATTGGGATATGGGCCTATGCATTATGCTTCTGTTGAATTAAACAAGTCCTGGGGACATCCACATAATTGGTTTTTACAGTTTGGGTATGAATGGGGCATCATAGTAGCTCTTATTTTACTAGGTATTTTTATTTTTGGCCTATACAAATTTGGAAGTCAATTAAAAGTTAATTTAAAAACAGAAAATTATACTCAAGAAAGGTATTGGATTAAATTTGGTTTACTTTGGTCAATGATTGCTGCATTTATTCATGGCTTTTTGAGTGGAATTATTGTAATGCCTTTAAGCCAAGTATGGTTAATACTTATTGTGGGGGTATCAATGGGTTTATATATAGAGGAACGAGAAACAGGGAAAACTTTACTCAAAAGTAAAGGAGATAGAGTAACTGCAAATATAGTAGCGAGTTTAGTTATAATATCATTTATAGGATTTTTAAGTTGGTCTATGAAGCATCCGATAGATAGAGGTAAGGCTGATTCTTTATTTTATAAAAAGTCGGAATCAAGTAAATCATACCCTCGGTTTTGGCAGCAGGGCAAGATTGGATGGGAGAAGGACGAACCCGGCAAGAGAGAGGTAGAAATAGACAATTAG
- a CDS encoding carboxypeptidase regulatory-like domain-containing protein → MRKIQLVLLTLVSLFFIQSCDYFKSKPAVVGGEVIEASSENAVEGATVEIIQPENFQQSTITNSSGRFSFDVEPDDGSVALTLEVTKEGYQSATRNVEVSSNDEINDLVIELTAEGDDGNGDGDNGGGDQNGETVGAAAIVLTDQPEGAININETGDQVSTSMTFQVQDSLGRALSSNNAVEVSFSIINGPGGGEDLVPATATTNSSGNVTTTLFSGNTAGEIKVQALVNRDDGIEIKSSPIVVAIHGGFPDQDHFSIAAENFNFEGWDINNNRNVISTVVGDKFSNPVKPGTVVYFETTGGVIQGSGQTDEDGIVEVDLISGNPRPTNGMATITASTKGENGEDITQEIPIVFSSRTAYISASPTSFDLDPDGGASFNYTVQDVNGNPMAKGTQISIEAGAGIELTGDTNFTLGDHITPGAGATNFSFSIRDTDDESDEAASLTLKISVTTPSGNTTTYSGISGTRR, encoded by the coding sequence ATGCGAAAAATACAACTGGTTTTACTTACCCTTGTCTCACTGTTTTTTATACAATCTTGCGATTATTTTAAATCCAAACCTGCTGTTGTAGGCGGAGAGGTCATCGAAGCCAGTTCCGAAAATGCGGTGGAAGGGGCTACCGTTGAAATTATTCAGCCGGAGAATTTTCAGCAATCCACCATAACGAACTCATCCGGGCGTTTTTCTTTTGATGTGGAACCAGATGATGGTTCTGTTGCTCTTACTCTGGAAGTAACAAAAGAAGGCTATCAGAGTGCTACACGCAATGTTGAGGTCTCTTCTAATGACGAAATAAATGATTTGGTAATAGAACTTACTGCAGAAGGAGATGACGGTAATGGTGATGGTGATAACGGGGGTGGTGACCAAAATGGAGAAACGGTAGGTGCCGCTGCCATTGTGCTGACCGATCAGCCTGAGGGTGCTATTAATATTAATGAAACCGGGGACCAGGTAAGTACCTCTATGACTTTCCAAGTGCAGGATTCTCTGGGCCGGGCCTTGTCGTCAAACAATGCCGTGGAGGTTTCGTTTAGCATCATTAACGGTCCGGGCGGTGGCGAAGACTTGGTTCCGGCTACCGCTACCACGAACAGTTCAGGTAATGTAACCACTACCCTTTTCAGTGGAAATACGGCCGGTGAGATCAAAGTACAGGCACTGGTTAACCGCGATGACGGAATAGAAATAAAATCAAGTCCCATTGTAGTGGCTATACACGGAGGCTTCCCTGACCAGGATCACTTTAGCATTGCCGCTGAAAATTTTAATTTCGAGGGCTGGGACATTAATAATAACCGCAATGTTATTTCAACAGTGGTTGGGGATAAGTTCAGCAATCCCGTTAAGCCCGGTACGGTTGTTTATTTTGAAACCACCGGGGGTGTTATCCAGGGATCAGGCCAAACCGACGAAGACGGTATTGTGGAAGTGGATCTTATTTCGGGCAACCCCCGGCCAACTAATGGCATGGCTACGATTACGGCTTCAACAAAGGGAGAAAACGGAGAAGATATAACTCAAGAGATACCGATAGTCTTCTCATCCAGGACAGCATATATTTCAGCAAGTCCCACAAGTTTTGATCTGGATCCGGATGGTGGAGCTTCGTTTAATTACACGGTACAGGATGTTAATGGTAATCCCATGGCAAAGGGTACTCAAATCTCTATTGAGGCCGGGGCCGGTATCGAGCTAACCGGAGATACAAACTTTACCCTTGGCGATCATATAACTCCGGGGGCGGGTGCTACAAACTTTAGCTTCTCTATCCGGGATACGGATGATGAATCGGATGAAGCTGCCAGCCTGACACTTAAAATTAGTGTTACCACCCCTTCAGGCAATACGACTACGTACAGCGGAATTAGTGGTACCCGCAGGTAA